Proteins from a single region of Haloplanus sp. GDY1:
- a CDS encoding M20/M25/M40 family metallo-hydrolase has translation MEPERRDFLDRLLETPSPSGFETRGQRVWLEYVREFADEVRTDDYGNAVAVHRGGETEFAVAGHADEVGFIVRRIDDDGYVRIGSIGGADRTVSKGQHVTIHGDDPVAGVVGQTAIHLREKGEETYDDIGEQYVDVGAEDGEEAGALVSVGDPVTFSTTVEELHGSRLSARGLDNRVGVWAAAEALRRAVEADVDATVYAVSTIQEEVGLQGARMVGFDLSPDAVVAVDVTHATDSPGVPEKQRGPVELGGGPVVSRGSANHPVLVDLARDAAADVDVGVQLQATGSRTGTDADAFYTAHGGTPALNLGLPNRYMHTPVEVIDETDLRDLAAVLGAMAERAGTVEDFAVDV, from the coding sequence CTGGAACCGGAGCGCCGGGACTTTCTGGACCGACTGCTGGAGACGCCGAGTCCGTCGGGGTTCGAGACCCGCGGCCAGCGCGTCTGGCTGGAGTACGTGCGCGAGTTCGCCGACGAGGTCCGCACCGACGACTACGGCAACGCGGTGGCGGTTCACCGCGGCGGCGAGACGGAGTTCGCCGTCGCGGGCCACGCCGACGAGGTGGGGTTCATCGTCCGCCGGATCGACGACGACGGCTACGTCCGCATCGGCTCCATCGGCGGCGCCGACCGCACCGTCTCGAAGGGACAGCACGTGACGATCCACGGCGACGACCCGGTGGCCGGCGTGGTCGGGCAGACGGCGATCCACCTGCGCGAGAAAGGCGAGGAGACCTACGACGACATCGGCGAACAGTACGTCGACGTGGGCGCCGAGGACGGCGAGGAGGCCGGCGCCCTCGTTTCGGTCGGCGACCCCGTCACGTTCTCGACGACCGTCGAGGAACTCCACGGGTCCCGGCTCTCGGCCCGCGGCCTCGACAACCGCGTCGGCGTCTGGGCGGCCGCCGAGGCCCTCCGTCGGGCCGTCGAGGCCGACGTGGACGCGACGGTGTACGCCGTCAGCACGATTCAGGAGGAGGTGGGCCTGCAGGGCGCGCGGATGGTCGGGTTCGACCTGTCGCCGGACGCCGTCGTCGCGGTGGACGTGACCCACGCGACGGACTCGCCCGGTGTCCCCGAGAAGCAGCGCGGTCCCGTCGAACTCGGCGGCGGGCCGGTCGTCTCGCGGGGGAGCGCCAACCACCCCGTCCTCGTCGACCTGGCGCGGGACGCCGCGGCCGACGTCGACGTGGGCGTGCAGTTACAGGCGACGGGGTCGCGAACCGGCACCGACGCCGACGCCTTCTACACGGCCCACGGGGGGACGCCGGCGCTGAACCTGGGGCTCCCGAACCGCTACATGCACACGCCGGTCGAGGTGATCGACGAGACCGACCTCCGTGATCTGGCGGCCGTCCTCGGGGCGATGGCCGAACGCGCGGGGACGGTCGAGGACTTCGCGGTCGACGTGTGA
- a CDS encoding 50S ribosomal protein L11 — protein sequence MAGTIEVLVPGGEASPGPPLGPELGPTPVDVQAVVQQINDETAAFDGMEVPVTVEYDDDGSFTIEVGVPPTAELIKDEAGFETGSGEPQETFVADLTVEQVQKIAEQKQSDLLAYDLKNAAKEVVGTCVSLGVTIEGNDPRQFKDRIDEGEYDDRFADEAAA from the coding sequence ATGGCTGGAACCATCGAAGTGCTCGTTCCCGGCGGCGAGGCCTCTCCCGGCCCGCCGCTCGGGCCGGAACTCGGCCCGACGCCGGTCGACGTGCAGGCCGTCGTACAGCAGATCAACGACGAGACGGCCGCGTTCGACGGCATGGAAGTCCCCGTCACCGTCGAGTACGACGACGACGGCTCCTTCACCATCGAGGTGGGCGTCCCGCCGACGGCCGAACTCATCAAGGACGAGGCCGGCTTCGAGACGGGCAGCGGCGAACCCCAGGAGACCTTCGTCGCCGACCTCACCGTCGAACAGGTGCAGAAGATCGCCGAACAGAAGCAGTCCGACCTGCTCGCCTACGACCTGAAGAACGCCGCGAAGGAGGTCGTCGGCACCTGCGTCTCCCTCGGCGTCACCATCGAGGGCAACGACCCCCGTCAGTTCAAGGACCGGATCGACGAGGGCGAGTACGACGACCGGTTCGCCGACGAAGCGGCGGCGTAA
- a CDS encoding DUF362 domain-containing protein, with protein MTDSLVVPEDTVRQAVGDVAVPRMGVIEQVWETDPIPTAEIESRATTAVYDLDFSSVPDGGEVAIGAGSRGIANLEAIVRGVVAGVRERGYEPFVFPAMGSHGGATAEGQREKLNTLGVSEESVGCEIRATMEVETVGETPERGVSVYADANAVAADGIVMANRIKPHTDFGGEVESGLSKMLVIGMGKQKGAKMAHDWAVDWSLRNMLPEIASQLLEELPVAGGVAIVEDEHDDTTLIEGVPASGFLERERELLEMAYDRMPKLPFDDLDVLVVDRIGKDVSGQGMDTNVTGRRHFTINEPEPESPDVKRIYLRGFTEKTKGNAMGMGQADFAHRDVKENLDWPKALINAITASTVRGVRLPPVVENDRAGLQGALGTIGPVAGDEARVLRVTDTMRLERCYASEPLIEAARERDDLRVVSDPEELAFDDDGEFAAPSPDL; from the coding sequence ATGACAGACTCCCTCGTCGTCCCCGAGGACACCGTCCGGCAGGCCGTCGGCGACGTCGCCGTCCCGCGAATGGGCGTGATCGAACAGGTCTGGGAGACCGACCCCATTCCGACCGCCGAAATCGAGAGCCGGGCCACCACGGCCGTCTACGACCTCGACTTCTCGTCGGTCCCCGACGGCGGCGAGGTGGCCATCGGCGCCGGTAGCCGCGGCATCGCGAACCTCGAGGCCATCGTCCGCGGCGTCGTCGCCGGCGTCCGCGAGCGGGGGTACGAACCCTTCGTCTTCCCGGCAATGGGGAGCCACGGCGGGGCGACCGCCGAGGGCCAGCGCGAGAAACTGAACACGCTCGGGGTGAGCGAGGAGTCCGTCGGCTGTGAGATCCGCGCGACGATGGAGGTGGAGACGGTGGGCGAGACGCCCGAACGCGGCGTGTCGGTGTACGCAGACGCCAACGCCGTCGCCGCCGACGGCATCGTGATGGCCAACCGGATCAAACCCCACACCGACTTCGGCGGCGAGGTGGAGAGCGGCCTCTCGAAGATGCTCGTCATCGGCATGGGGAAACAGAAGGGGGCGAAGATGGCCCACGACTGGGCGGTCGACTGGAGCCTCCGGAACATGCTCCCCGAGATCGCGAGCCAGTTGCTCGAGGAACTCCCCGTCGCCGGCGGCGTCGCCATCGTCGAGGACGAACACGACGACACGACGCTGATCGAGGGGGTCCCCGCGTCGGGCTTCCTGGAGCGCGAGCGGGAACTCCTGGAGATGGCCTACGACCGGATGCCGAAACTCCCCTTCGACGACCTGGACGTGCTGGTCGTCGACCGGATCGGCAAGGACGTGAGCGGCCAGGGGATGGACACGAACGTCACCGGCCGCCGGCACTTCACGATCAACGAACCCGAACCGGAGTCGCCCGACGTAAAGCGGATCTACCTCCGCGGGTTCACCGAGAAGACGAAGGGGAACGCGATGGGGATGGGGCAGGCCGACTTCGCCCACCGCGACGTGAAGGAGAACCTCGACTGGCCGAAGGCACTCATCAACGCCATCACGGCCAGCACGGTCCGCGGCGTTCGCCTGCCGCCGGTCGTCGAGAACGACCGCGCCGGGTTGCAGGGCGCCCTCGGCACCATCGGCCCGGTCGCCGGCGACGAGGCGCGCGTCCTGCGGGTCACCGACACGATGCGTCTGGAGCGGTGTTACGCCTCGGAGCCCCTGATCGAGGCCGCCCGGGAGCGCGACGACCTGCGCGTCGTCTCCGACCCCGAGGAACTCGCCTTCGACGACGACGGCGAGTTCGCCGCGCCGTCGCCCGACCTGTAA